Proteins encoded together in one Labrus bergylta chromosome 20, fLabBer1.1, whole genome shotgun sequence window:
- the svila gene encoding supervillin a isoform X4: MYRNPWISNYLTHVKFCSQGLGSETPIKLSNPRLLKKRALSFQKEFTFDEKDDPAKSTKDIDVSLLANLPKVSELRKRFEGGITTSSSDWEMNRKERIARRLEGIEGEVHPSLLPSLVANRLLEEDTPRYTRASDPFEPCGVTVQRYGMEGFEPQEMQLTAPERQSRARVRPDPQSSILTEPVFTSGSTNDTPELESKAERIARYKAERRRQLAERYGISLDQEPDSDCPSRYTRTRKDSDGSEMRGRGGSLGEEGRDVTLSTYTSTSATSPRAGRTAPQHVHPDQGYEMGRTRVDSFSERERLMNLENQRRAAPPEPPSSSSYMDVTAMSSAARVPTKDFPVTGIPPSSPKLSRQHSLTSLKHGASPGDLFIDQQSHSILSRQGARGKLSNDWFLQTDAEGDTQSPINWPSRLRVRERLSREDGRQRSPELEAPSYRRQFQHQTQTQTSKHYHPDQPSTQQVYAHPHHHPPTQPSRHGQPGGQEVGSYPSYLSMASGPTSKAGQQQTQEEETEESEDVKTEGLLTSRKAVLPSEIRRRERSTEDPRRGRREEELGMSRVHSLNHSREVEAEDGHRGRVRRDEKERLQASEGRNREQENAIYVQKGISATHIQPRVPHPGPEGSTSSTALSRSVSDAVDPRRPSQRKLQHQAYDPREVREGEGLGNQEGHQDTRVSVAQLRHSYMESTTTPPSRRRNELEVECERELVGYNVPWRGERDRGRRPRQYICPGESRKTSERFRTQPITSAERQETDRSCVSSDIASTEADEEKVDELAKMSVAAKRSLFRELEKSIDGGAPKSRSRNAAVDRRLRRTQDRSRTQPITTEEVVIAATVPAHVPHAVSVHTSVARVPSPTLVYSTVPSYSLQASAQQSSSAREQAREARRARETQEVQVSKPVSVTEEKDHQKIQSHSKDQVSKPVSTMVVKDEERSQSDSNSKAQGPDEPDLCTLSLAEKMALFNRLAQPPTRVTRARGDARQRRANARYQTQPITLGDLEQESSDIDTSDEQELCDSPVEHRQLQNGTSSGYRHLPTSSSASVLKAGGTVSTDHAGDIHITRAAPRVEPLPPSHDRPLPPRQPDVPALRPQESTDHQRSRTLSVGEDGANLGGGKRKLPSPERAVRQAPLPQPQTGGESREEGEEEQRLTTWGGERAVQSSDSRIFHEWQESYQREGNYIDSQKNRAISGELHESSVVTSRAAVCQPPPVADTQADSSGHTAGLVEPEDGEELSDMMMAKTMSIRDRVALLKKSGEQDWRNRINKKQDVAKVAVGDQQAELWEVEQSLKKKEPVFASALSPPPEPPFLTPSPDESASQVIRSPRPSHVDERHPWRRKRLAECEMESQSIEAHMSIQERKQLIVSQEESWKSKGHGAANDSTQFTVAARMVKKGLTSTSAMQSPPASSKPKNSSLAISKPQEEIKAMPDLNLESDMKLDKLESFLGKINSKVSGLPEATITVTEKKVKEVMTLEDETFSKFYRQIDELPVTTNKVEIDDDFDAIFGPQVPKLTSEMVQHKRAVRPARNVQSSRNPLKMLAAREDIRYEYTEQRLNIGLLESKRMKAEKMSKNSGLSDVALAGLASKENFSNVNLRSVNISEQMSNNSAVPYKKLMLLQVKGRRHVQTRLVEPRTSSLNSGDCFLLITPHHCFVWTGEFANVIEKNKAAELANFIQSKRDLGCRANYVQVIEEAVNAQSQAAKDFWKILGGQSSFQSAGTPDEDELYEGAIVETNCIYRLMDDKLVPDDDFWAKMPRCSLLNPKEVLVFDFGSEMYIWHGKEVTLAQRKVAFQLAKHLWNGTFDYTNCDINPLDPGECNPLIPKKGQGRPDWAVFGRLTQHNETTLFKEKFLDWSDSRKTPSPTRNSNDQVTDQKEQSASEQPHALDASLMLPLPQGPICTKLDGFNVGRGYGLVEAEDWRSYEISTLGVEVWHILEFDYSRLPLQSIGQFHEGDTYVMKWKYMVSAAVGRRQNPEQQKTAGPGKEKCCYFFWQGRNSTVSEKGTSALMTVELDEERGAQVQVLQGKEPPCFLQCFKGGMVVHSGRREEEEENLQNDWRLYCVRGEVEVEGHLLEVACHCSSLRSRVSMVLLSVSQALIYLWHGCKTQAHSKEVARTAANKIKEHCPLEAGLHSSSKVTIREFDEGTEPAGFWEPLGRRDRKVYDCMLQDPGRFNFTPRLYQLSSSSGEFSAVEFLYPAREPKKVNSMPFLQEDLYAASQPALFLVDNHHEVYLWQGWWPQDSESTGSARMRWDSDRKCAMETVLQYCREKNEKKPPKAYLIHAGLEPLTFTNMFPSWEHREDIAEITEREAEVCNQIILVEDVLARLCKTMYPLSDLLARPLPEGVDPLRLEVYLSDEDFESVGAYGKKALEMSREEYGGLPAWKQVKLKKAKGLF; the protein is encoded by the exons CTTCCAGAAAGAATTTACCTTTGACGAAAAAGACGACCCAGCCAAAAGCACTAAGGATATAGATGTTAGTCTCTTGGCCAATCTCCCGAAAG tCTCTGAATTGAGGAAACGATTTGAAGGAGGAATAACCACAAGCTCAAGTGATTGGGAAATGAACAG AAAGGAGCGTATCGCTCGGAGGTTGGAGGGCATAGAAGGCGAGGTGCACCCGTCTCTGCTGCCTAGCTTAGTGGCCAATCGCCTTCTGGAGGAGGACACACCACGATACACCCGGGCATCTGACCCCTTTGAGCCCTGTGGTG TTACAGTACAGCGCTATGGCATGGAGGGATTTGAACCCCAAGAAATGCAGCTGACGGCTCCAGAGCGACAGTCCAGAGCCCGAGTCAGACCTGACCCTCAGTCCTCCATCCTTACAGAGCCTGTCTTTACCTCAGGCTCCACCAACGACACCCCGGAGCTTGAGTCCAAGGCTGAACGCATCGCCCGCTACAAAGCAGAGCGGCGACGACAACTGGCTGAGCGCTATGGCATCTCTTTGGATCAGGAGCCAGACTCGGACTGTCCCTCTCGCTACACTCGCACCCGCAAGGATTCTGACGGATCAGAGATGAGGGGCAGAGGAGGGTCACtgggggaggaagggagggatgTCACCCTGAGTACTTACACCAGTACCTCTGCCACCAGTCCAAGGGCTGGGCGCACAGCACCACAGCATGTCCACCCAGACCAGGGTTATGAGATGGGTCGGACCAGGGTGGACTCGTtctcagagagggagagattgaTGAATCTGGAGAATCAACGCAGAGCGGCCCCTCCTGAGCCACCATCCTCTTCCTCATACATGGATGTGACAGCAATGTCCTCAGCTGCTAGGGTCCCCACCAAGGACTTCCCAGTCACTGGGATACCACCCAGTTCTCCCAAGCTGAGCAGGCAGCACTCGCTCACCTCACTTAAACATGGTGCATCTCCTGGTGACCTCTTCATTGATCAGCAGTCCCACAGCATCCTCAGCAGACAAGG TGCAAGAGGGAAACTGAGCAATGATTGGTTCCTCCAGACTGATGCTGAGGGCGACACCCAGTCACCCATCAACTGGCCCTCGAG ACTCAGAGTTAGGGAGAGGCTTTCCAGGGAGGACGGTCGCCAGAGGAGCCCAGAGCTGGAAGCCCCATCTTACCGCAGACAGTTTCAACACCAAACCCAAACCCAAACCTCTAAACACTACCACCCAGACCAACCAAGCACCCAACAAGTTTATGCTCACCCCCACCATCATCCCCCAACTCAGCCTTCCCGCCATGGGCAACCAGGAGGGCAAGAAGTTGGCAGTTATCCCAGTTACCTATCCATGGCCTCTGGTCCTACATCCAAAGCTGGGCAGCAACAGACCCAAGAAGAAGAGACCGAAGAGTCCGAGGATGTGAAAACAGAGGGCCTTCTGACAAGTAGAAAAGCAGTGCTGCCCTCCGAGATCCGCCGGAGAGAACGGAGCACAGAGGACCCtcggagaggaaggagggaagaggaaTTAGGGATGTCCAGGGTGCATAGTCTAAACCATTCAAGGGAGGTTGAAGCAGAAGATggacacagagggagagtcAGGAGGGATGAAAAAGAGCGTCTGCAAGCATCAGAGGGCAGAAACAGAGAACAGGAAAATGCCATCTATGTTCAAAAAGGGATTTCTGCCACCCACATCCAGCCAAGAGTGCCACATCCTGGTCCAGAAGGCTCCACCTCCAGCACAGCCCTGAGCCGCTCAGTATCGGATGCAGTGGATCCACGAAGGCCAAGTCAGAGAAAGTTGCAGCACCAGGCCTATGACCCCCGAGAGGTCAGAGAGGGGGAAGGTCTCGGTAACCAAGAGGGTCACCAGGACACTCGGGTGTCTGTTGCCCAGCTCAGACACTCCTACATGGAGAGCACCACCACCCCACCAAGCAGGCGCAGGAATGAGCT TGAAGTTGAGTGTGAAAGGGAACTCGTGGGCTACAATGTCCCATGGAGAGGGGAAAGGGACAGGGGGCGCAGGCCCAGGCAGTATATCTGTCCTGGGGAGAGTAGAAAGACCTCAGAGAGGTTTAGGACGCAGCCCATCACTTCTGCTGAGCGACAGGAGACTGATAG GTCCTGTGTGAGTTCAGATATCGCTTCTACTGAAG CCGATGAAGAAAAGGTAGACGAACTGGCCAAGATGAGCGTAGCAGCCAAGCGCTCCCTCTTCAGG GAGTTGGAGAAGAGCATCGATGGAGGAGCCCCTAAATCACGGTCCAGGAATGCTGCAGTGGACAGGAGACTAAGAAGGACACAAGACCGATCCAGAACTCAGCCGATCACCACCGAGGAAGTCGTCATTGCTGCCAC CGTCCCCGCTCACGTGCCCCACGCGGTGTCTGTTCACACCTCTGTAGCACGCGTCCCTAGCCCGACCTTAGTTTACAGCACTGTCCCCTCATACAG CCTGCAGGCATCTGCACAGCAGAGCTCCTCCGCCCGGGAGCAGGCACGGGAGGCCCGGCGTGCTCGGGAAACCCAGGAGGTCCAGGTCTCCAAACCAGTTTCTGTGACGGAAGAAAAAGACCATCAGAAGATCCAGAGTCATAGCAAGGACCAGGTATCTAAACCGGTGTCCACAATGGTGGTAAAAGACGAGGAGAGGAGTCAGAGTGATAGTAACAGCAAGGCTCAGGGTCCGGACGAGCCTGATCtttgcaccctcagcctggcaGAAAAGATGGCGCTGTTCAACCGGCTTGCTCAGCCTCCCACCAGGGTGACCCGCGCCAGAGGGGACGCACGCCAGCGCAGGGCCAACGCTCGCTACCAGACTCAACCCATCACACTGGGAGATCTGGAGCAG GAGTCTTCAGACATAGACACCAGTGATGAACAGGAGCTCTGCGACAGCCCCGTAGAGCACCGACAA CTTCAAAACGGTACTTCCTCCGGGTACAGGCACCTCCCTACCTCATCATCCGCCTCTGTTCTGAAGGCTGGAGGCACCGTCTCCACCGACCACGCTGGAGACATCCACATAACCAGAGCAGCACCCAGAGTCGAACCCCTCCCTCCTAGCCATGACAGGCCTCTGCCTCCTCGCCAGCCAGACGTCCCAGCACTGAGACCCCAGGAGTCGACAGATCACCAGAGGTCCAGGACTTTATCGGTGGGTGAAGACGGAGCGAATCtgggaggaggaaagaggaagcTGCCTTCTCCTGAGAGGGCAGTAAGGCAGGCCCCTTTGCCCCAGCctcagactggaggagagagtagagaggagggggaagaggagcaGCGGCTGACCACTTGGGGTGGAGAGAGAGCCGTGCAGAGCTCGGACAGCCGCATATTCCACGAGTGGCAGGAGTCGTATCAGAGAGAGGGAAACTATATAGACAGCCAGAAGAACAGAGCCATCAGTGGAG AGCTGCATGAGTCCAGTGTGGTAACGTCCAGAGCAGCAGTGTGTCAGCCTCCTCCAGTGGCAGACACTCAGGCAGACAGCAGCGGACACACAGCCGGCCTAGTGGAGCCCGAAGACGGAGAAGAACTGAGCGACATGATGATGGCCAAAACCATGTCCATTAGAGACAG AGTGGCCCTGTTGAAGAAGAGCGGCGAGCAGGACTGGAGGAACAGGATCAATAAGAAACAGGATGTGGCAAAGGTTGCCGTGGGTGACCAGCAGGCTGAGCTCTGGGAGGTGGAGCAGAGCCTCAAGAAGAAG GAGCCAGTCTTtgcctctgctctctctcctcctcctgagccTCCTTTCCTAACTCCTTCCCCTGATGAGTCAGCCAGCCAG GTCATCAGATCACCCAGGCCCTCGCATGTGGATGAGCGACACCCCTGGAGAAGGAAG CGGCTAGCTGAGTGTGAGATGGAGAGCCAGAGCATCGAGGCTCACATGTCCATTCAGGAGAGGAAACAGCTCATAGTCTCCCAAGAGGAGTCCTGGAAGAGTAAAGGCCACGGGGCTGCCAACGACTCCACGCAGTTCACTGTGGCTGCACGCATGGTGAAGAAAG GGTTAACCTCCACCTCAGCTATGCAGTCTCCGCCAGCATCGTCCAAACCCAAGAACAGCAGCCTGGCCATCTCCAAACCACAGGAAG AGATCAAGGCCATGCCAGACCTGAACCTGGAGTCCGACATGAAGCTGGATAAACTGGAGTCATTCCTTGGCAAGATCAACAGTAAAG TGTCTGGACTGCCGGAAGCAACCATCACAGTAACAGAGAAGAAAGTAAAGGAAGTGATGACCCTCGAAGATGAAACTTTCTCTAAGTTTTACCGACAAATTGATGAACTCCCCGTCACCACCAACAAGGTGGAGATAGACGACGACTTTGATGCCATCTTTGGTCCCCAGGTGCCAAA GCTGACCTCAGAGATGGTGCAGCACAAGCGAGCAGTGCGCCCGGCACGTAACGTCCAGTCATCGAGGAACCCTCTAAAGATGCTAGCTGCCAGGGAGGACATCAGATACGAGTACACGGAGCAGAGGCTCAACATCGGCCTGCTGGAGAGCAAGAGGATGAAGGCTGAGAAGA TGAGTAAAAACTCGGGGCTCTCGGATGTGGCTCTTGCCGGTCTGGCCAGCAAGGAGAACTTCAGCAACGTCAACCTGCGCAGCGTCAACATCTCCGAGCAGATGTCCAATAACAGCGCCGTGCCTTACAAGAAACTCATGCTCTTGCAGGTCAAAG GTCGACGGCACGTCCAGACCAGACTAGTGGAGCCCAGAACGTCCTCACTGAACAGCGGTGATTGTTTCCTGCTCATTACGCCGCACCACTGCTTCGTTTGGACCGGAGAGTTCGCAAACGTCATCGAGAAGAACAAG GCTGCAGAGTTAGCAAACTTTATCCAGAGCAAGAGAGATTTGGGTTGCCGTGCCAACTATGTCCAGGTCATCGAGGAGGCCGTCAACGCTCAAAGCCAAGCTGCAAAGGATTTCTGGAAGATCCTTGGAGGGCAGTCGAGCTTCCAGT CTGCAGGAACTCCAGATGAAGACGAGTTGTACGAGGGAGCCATCGTGGAGACAAACTGTATTTACCGCCTGATGGATGACAAACTGGTCCCAGATGATGATTTCTGGGCCAAGATGCCCCGTTGTTCCCTGCTCAACCCCAAGGAG gTTCTAGTGTTTGATTTTGGAAGTGAGATGTACATCTGGCATGGAAAGGAAGTGACGCTCGCACAGAGGAAGGTGGCCTTCCAGCTGGCCAAGCACCTGTGGAACGGCACCTTTGACTACACAAACTGTGACATCAACCCACTCGACCCTGGGGAGTGTAACCCACTCATACCCAA AAAAGGTCAGGGCCGACCTGACTGGGCCGTGTTTGGCAGACTGACGCAACACAATGAAACCACTTTGTTCAAAGAGAAGTTCCTGGACTGGAGCGACTCCAGGAAAACACCCAGTCCTACAAGAAACTCCAACGATCAAGTCACTGATCAGAAG GAGCAGTCCGCCTCTGAACAGCCACATGCGTTGGATGCCTCCCTGATGCTGCCCCTCCCTCAGGGGCCCATCTGCACCAAACTGGACGGGTTCAACGTGGGGCGGGGCTACGGCCTGGTGGAGGCAGAGGACTGGAGGAGCTATGAGATCAGCACCCTGGGGGTGGAGGTTTGGCACATCCTGGAGTTCGACTACAGCCGTCTGCCGCTGCAAAGCATCGGTCAGTTTCATGAGGGGGACACATACGTGATGAAGTGGAAGTACATGGTCAGCGCTGCAG TTGGAAGGAGACAGAACCCAGAGCAGCAGAAGACAGCGGGGCCCGGGAAGGAGAAGTGCTGCTACTTCTTTTGGCAGGGCCGCAACTCCACCGTCAGCGAGAAAGGAACATCCGCACTGATGACAGTGGAGCTGGACGAGGAGCGGGGAGCACAG GTTCAGGTCCTGCAGGGTAAAGAGCCTCCGTGTTTCCTGCAGTGCTTCAAAGGAGGGATGGTCGTCCACTcagggaggagggaagaggaggaggagaacttGCAAA ATGACTGGCGCCTGTATTGCGTGCGtggagaggtggaggtggagggccACCTGCTGGAGGTGGCCTGTCACTGCAGCAGCCTGCGCTCCAGGGTCTCCATGGTGCTGCTGAGCGTCAGCCAGGCTCTCATCTACCTGTGGCACGGCTGCAAAACTCAGGCACACTCAAAGGAGGTGGCACGCACGGCCGCCAACAAAATCAAAGAGCA tTGTCCTCTGGAAGCAGgcctccacagcagcagcaaggTTACCATCCGGGAATTTGACGAGGGAACGGAGCCCGCGGGATTCTGGGAACCACTTGGGAGGAGAGACCGGAAAGTGTATGACTGCATGCTGCAAG ACCCGGGAAGATTTAACTTCACACCTCGTCTGTACCAGCTGAGCAGCAGCTCGGGGGAGTTTTCAGCTGTAGAGTTTCTTTATCCTGCCAGAGAACCCAAAAAGGTCAACTCCATGCCTTTCCTGCAGGAGGACCTCTATGCAGCTTCACAGCCAG CCCTGTTCCTGGTGGACAACCACCATGAAGTGTATCTGTGGCAGGGCTGGTGGCCTCAGGACAGTGAAAGCACCGGCTCGGCCAGGATGCGCTGGGACTCAGACAGGAAGTGTGCCATGGAGACTGTGCTGCAGTACTGTAGAG AAAAGAACGAGAAGAAGCCTCCCAAAGCGTACCTGATCCACGCCGGTCTGGAGCCGCTCACCTTCACCAACATGTTCCCCAGCTGGGAGCACCGAGAGGACATCGCTGAGATCACGGagagg GAGGCAGAGGTGTGTAACCAGATTATCCTGGTCGAGGACGTGTTGGCCCGGCTGTGTAAGACCATGTACCCCCTGTCAGATCTTTTGGCCCGACCACTGCCAGAGGGAGTGGACCCTCTTCGCCTGGAGGTCTACCTGTCTGATGAGGACTTTGAG AGTGTAGGGGCTTATGGGAAG AAAGCCCTGGAGATGAGCAGAGAGGAGTACGGGGGTTTGCCCGCCTGGAAGCAGGTGAAGTTGAAGAAAGCCAAAGGACTTTTCTAA